A portion of the Lolium rigidum isolate FL_2022 chromosome 1, APGP_CSIRO_Lrig_0.1, whole genome shotgun sequence genome contains these proteins:
- the LOC124659988 gene encoding 31 kDa ribonucleoprotein, chloroplastic-like: MATAMSLAMAAATDASLHHPAFPAHHKLAPASAALPLLFSRAPLLRSTRPRLPLTPFVASSDAAEASVDWTDAEEADEAVPEEEPVAAASGGDAGYASEPPEEAKIYVGNLPYDVDSEALAQLFDQAGVVEVAEVIYNRESGQSRGFGFVTMSTIEEADKAIETFNRYDINGRLLNVNKAAQRGSRVERPPRQFASAFRAYVGNLPWQAEESGLVDLFSKHGNVLNATVVYDRETGRSRGFGFVTMASKEDLDSAIEALDGEEMDGRPLRVNVAAERPQRGF, encoded by the exons ATGGCCACCGCCATGTCCCTCGCCATGGCCGCGGCCACCGACGCCTCCCTCCACCACCCCGCCTTCCCCGCCCACCACAAGCTCGCCCCGGCCTCCGCCGCCCTCCCGCTCCTCTTCTCCCGCGCGCCGCTCCTCCGCTCCACCCGCCCCCGCCTCCCCCTCACCCCCTTCGTCGCGTCATCCGACGCCGCCGAGGCGAGCGTCGACTGGACCGACGCGGAAGAAGCCGACGAGGCGGTgccggaggaggagcccgtgGCGGCGGCATCCGGTGGGGATGCGGGTTACGCGTCGGAGCCGCCCGAGGAGGCCAAAATTTACGTCGGGAACCTCCCGTacgacgtcgacagcgaggcgctcgCCCAGCTCTTCGACCAGGCCGGCGTCGTCGAGGTCGCCGAG GTTATTTACAACAGAGAGTCAGGCCAGAGCCGTGGATTTGGGTTCGTCACCATGAGCACCATTGAGGAAGCTGACAAAGCCATCGAGACGTTCAACCGCTAC GACATTAACGGGAGACTTCTGAATGTAAACAAAGCAGCTCAAAGGGGTTCCCGTGTGGAGAGACCTCCTCGACAGTTTGCATCTGCTTTCAGGGCTTATGTTGGCAACCTGCCATGGCAAGCGGAAGAATCTGGGTTGGTGGACTTGTTCAGCAAGCATGGGAACGTACTTAACGCGACAGTCGTATACGACAGAGAAACTGGGCGTTCACGCGGATTTGGCTTTGTAACTATGGCTTCAAAGGAGGATCTCGACAGTGCTATTGAGGCACTTGATGGAGAG GAGATGGATGGCCGCCCACTCCGAGTGAATGTTGCAGCTGAGCGACCCCAGCGAGGTTTCTAA